From Catharus ustulatus isolate bCatUst1 chromosome 6, bCatUst1.pri.v2, whole genome shotgun sequence, a single genomic window includes:
- the NID2 gene encoding nidogen-2, with the protein MRAVLAVLAAVLAVGTALSRPGLLPHGPARGDARLRPGDDESSPGLLLRRALRLYGRAGRRLYVGTNGVISTQDFPRETQYVDDDFPTDFPVIAPFLADLDTSGDRGNIYYRQDDSRDVLEQAVGYIQAGFPRSAGTFVPTNAFIATWEDVGAYQELSQDTEPSTKLNTFQAVIAYNDEDTYTIFLYPSGGLQFLGTRPKESYNVQLELPARVGFSWGDGDDPKRDGLFHSLASSEQALRVLERESNTGIPGVWVFHVGGAEHVEPGGGEGAAPAVPQSPPEHPNPGTASYPHPLSSHTSMAQRPSHASQSPVLLGFVPGGRRAAQERSWLQPSGDGGTRQSHSANPSSYSSGHHGVGVEEDVHFNPDVFTYSAASKETCAQHHGRCSPHAFCTDYATGFCCHCRATFYGNGRQCLPEGAVHRLNGKVSGSLRVGRASVRFQDVDLHAYIVGSDGRAYTAISGVPQPAARALLPLLPVGGLFAWLFALEEPGSENGFSITGAEFTQSLEVTFYPGGETVQVTQTAEGLGPDNYLSLRTHIQGEVPFLPENVTVHITPYKELYSYSSSAVTSSGQREYVVVAGTANQTLSYRLRQNVTFSGCPHVRPPARQQLSVARAFALFDGHEHVLRYALAARIGPARDDAENPVVSPCHDGSHACEAPARCQPGVGTEYTCECPAGYRPEGRGCRDVDECAEGLSQCGPFSVCLNVPGSFRCECRSGYQPAGDGQACVPLAPPSDPCEAGRHPCAPGDRARCLSRGDGRATCECLPGYTGDGIHCSDVDECAESPCHPAAICYNTPGSFSCRCRPGYAGDGFQCTYAVEGNPQRLTPCQHEQMYPREVPPLGDGHVPQCDEQGRYRPLQCHGNSGHCWCVDAAGQEIAGTRTAPGTTPPRCGSPESIQQLTPCEHARMYPREVPPGPSPVGDGHVPQCDEQGRYRPLQCHSSSGHCWCVDTAGQEIAGTRTAPGTTPPRCGSPEPTERPPSMCERWRQSLLEHYGGSPRGDQYVPQCDPSGDFTPLQCHGDSGYCWCVEQSGREIPGTRSEPGTTPPCLPSVAPPSVRPEPRPDVSPPTTGTFLLYAQGQQIGYLPLNGTRLHKEGARTLLSLHGSIVVGIDYDCRERMIYWTDVAGRTISRAGLEPGSEPETIISSGLMSPEGLAVDHLRRALFWTDSGLDRIERARLDGSERRVLFDSDLVNPRAIAVDPVRGNLYWTDWNREAPKIETSTVNGANRRVLVHTDIGLPNGLTFDPFSKLLCWADAGTKHLECTFPDGSGRRLVQNNLNYPFSIVSYANHFYHTDWRRDGVIAVNKETGSFTDEYLPEQRSHLYGITAVYPYCPGARK; encoded by the exons ATGCGGGCGGTGCTGGCGGTGCTGGCGGCGGTGCTGGcggtggggacagccctgtcccgcccggggctgctcccgcacggcccggcccgcggcGATGCCCGGCTCCGGCCCGGGGATGACGAGAGCTCTCCGGGGCTGCTGCTCCGCCGCGCCCTGCGCCTCTACGGCcgcgccggccgccgcctctaC GTGGGGACCAACGGGGTCATCTCCACCCAGGATTTCCCCAGGGAGACCCAGTACGTGGATGACGATTTCCCCACAGACTTCCCCGTCATCGCCCCCTTCCTGGCCGACCTCGACACGTCCGGGGACAGAGGGAACATCTACTACCGGCAGGATGActccagggatgtgctggagcaggctgtgggaTACATCCAGGCCGGGTTTCCCCGCTCTGCTGGCACCTTCGTGCCCACCAACGCCTTCATTGCCACCTGGGAGGATGTGGGAGCCTACCAGGAGCTCTCCCAGGACACTGAACCCTCCACCAAG CTCAACACCTTCCAGGCAGTCATAGCCTACAACGATGAGGACACCTACACCATCTTCCTCTACCCCAGTGGTGGCCTCCAGTTCCTGGGGACACGACCCAAGGAGTCCTACAAcgtccagctggagctgccagccagggtggGCTTCAGCTGGGGGGATGGCGATGACCCCAAGAGGGACGGGCTGTTccacagcctggccagcagcGAGCAGGCTCTGAGGGTCCTGGAGAG GGAGAGCAACACAGGAATTCCTGGCGTGTGGGTTTTCCACGTGGGCGGCGCCGAGCACGTGGAGCCGGGGGGCGGcgagggagctgctcctgctgtgcctcagagCCCCCCTGAGCACCCCAACCCCGGCACTGCCAGCTACCCCCACCCACTCTCCAGCCACACATCCATGGCCCAGCGTCCCAGCCACGCATCCCAGAGCCCAGTGCTCCTGGGCTTTGtcccaggagggaggagggcgGCCCAGGAGCggagctggctgcagcccagcgGGGACGGTGGCACCCGGCAGAGCCACTCTGCCAACCCCTCCTCCTACAGCTCCGGCCACCACGGCGTGGGCGTGGAGGAGGACGTGCATTTCAACCCCGATG tgTTCACCTACAGCGCAGCCAGCAAGGAGACGTGCGCCCAGCACCACGGGCGCTGCTCCCCTCACGCCTTCTGCACCGACTACGCCACCGGCTTCTGCTGCCACTGCCGGGCCACCTTCTACGGGAACGGGCGGCAGTGCCTGCCCGAAG GGGCCGTGCATCGCCTCAACGGCAAGGTGAGCGGGAGCCTGAGGGTGGGCCGAGCGTCCGTGCGCTTCCAGGACGTGGATCTGCACGCCTACATCGTGGGCAGCGACGGCAGAGCCTACACGGCCATCAGCGGGGTGCCCCAGCCCGCTGCCCGcgccctgctgcccctgctgcccGTCGGGGGGCTCTTTGCGTGGCTCTTCGCCTTGGAGGAGCCCGGCTCTGAGAACGGCTTCAGCATCACTG GCGCTGaattcacccagagcctggAGGTGACGTTTTACCCCGGTGGGGAGACGGTCCAGGTCACTCAGACAGCCGAGGGGCTGGGGCCGGACAATTATTTAAGCCTCAGGACACACATCCAGGGTGAGGTGCCATTCCTGCCAGAGAACGTCACCGTCCACATCACTCCCTACAAGGAACTCTACTCCTACTCCAGCTCAG ccGTGACATCCTCAGGCCAGCGGGAATACGTGGTGGTGGCGGGCACAGCCAACCAGACCTTGTCCTACCGCCTGCGCCAGAACGTCACCTTCTCGGGGTGCCCGCACGTGCGGCCGCCGGCGCGGCAGCAGCTCTCGGTGGCGCGCGCCTTCGCCCTCTTCGACGGCCACGAGCACGTCCTGCGCTACGCCCTGGCCGCCCGCATCGGCCCCGCACGAG ATGATGCTGAGAACCCCGTGGTGAGCCCGTGCCACGATGGCAGCCACGCGTGCGAGGCGCCGGCGCGCTGCCAGCCCGGCGTGGGCACCGAGTACACGTGCGAGTGCCCAGCTGGCTACCGCCCAGAGGGACGGGGCTGCCGAG atGTGGACGAGTGTGCCGAGGGCCTGAGCCAGTGCGGCCCCTTCTCCGTGTGCCTGAACGTGCCGGGCAGTTTCCGCTGCGAGTGCCGCAGCGGGTACCAGCCGGCGGGGGACGGGCAGGCGTGTGTGC cgCTGGCACCGCCGAGTGACCCCTGCGAGGCCGGGCGGCACCCCTGCGCTCCGGGGGACCGGGCGCGCTGCCTGTCCCGCGGCGACGGCCGCGCCACCTGCGAGTGCCTCCCCGGCTACACCGGCGATGGCATCCACTGCTCGG ACGTGGATGAGTGTGCAGAAAGCCCGTGTCACCCTGCTGCCATCTGCTACAACACCCCGGGCTCCTTCTCCTGCCGCTGCCGGCCTGGCTACGCGGGCGACGGCTTCCAGTGCACATACG CGGTGGAGGGGAACCCGCAGCGCCTCACGCCCTGCCAGCACGAGCAGATGTACCCGCGGGAGGTGCCACCCCTGGGTGACGGGCACGTGCCCCAGTGTGACGAGCAGGGTCGGTACCGGCCCCTGCAGTGCCACGGCaactctgggcactgctggtgcGTGGATGCTGCGGGGCAGGAGATCGCGGGGACACGGACAGCGCCGGGCACCACCCCCCCGCGCTGCGGGAGCCCAG AGTCCATCCAGCAGCTGACACCCTGCGAGCACGCGCGGATGTACCCGCGGGAGGTGCCACCGGGGCCATCCCCGGTGGGTGACGGGCACGTGCCCCAGTGTGACGAGCAGGGTCGGTACCGgcccctgcagtgccacagcagctccgGGCACTGCTGGTGCGTGGACACCGCGGGGCAGGAGATCGCGGGCACACGGACAGCGCCGGGCACCACCCCCCCACGCTGCGGGAGCCCAG AGCCCACGGAGCGGCCCCCCAGCATGTGCGAGCGCTGGCGGCAGAGTCTGCTGGAGCACTACGGGGGCAGCCCCCGCGGGGACCAGTACGTGCCACAGTGTGACCCCAGCGGGGACTTCACCCCGCTGCAGTGCCACGGCGACAGCGGCTACTGCTGGTGCGTGGAGCAGAGCGGCAGGGAGATCCCGGGGACGCGCTCCGAACCCGGCACCACGCCGCCCT GTCTGCCCAGTGTCGCCCCACCCAGCGTCCGGCCCGAGCCCCGACCCGACGTGTCCCCTCCGACCACGGGGACGTTTCTGCTCTACGCCCAGGGCCAGCAGATCGGCTACCTGCCGCTGAACGGCACCCGGCTGCACAAGGAGGGCGCCAggaccctgctgtccctgcat GGCTCCATCGTGGTGGGGATTGACTACGACTGCCGGGAGAGGATGATTTACTGGACTGACGTGGCCGGCAGGACCATCAGCCGGGCGGGCCTGGAGCCAGGCTCCGAGCCAGAGACCATCATCAGCTCAG GACTGATGAGCCCCGAGGGGCTGGCCGTGGACCACCTGCGCCGGGCGCTGTTCTGGACGGACAGCGGGCTGGACCGCATCGAGCGCGCGCGCCTGGACGGCTCCGAGCGCCGCGTGCTCTTCGACAGCGACCTCGTCAACCCCCGCGCCATCGCCGTGGACCCCGTCAGAGG CAACCTTTACTGGACGGACTGGAACCGGGAAGCTCCCAAAATCGAAACTTCCACAGTCAATGGAGCCAACAGGAGGGTCCTGGTGCACACAGACATTGGTTTGCCCAATGGCCTGACTTTTGACCCCTTCTccaagctgctgtgctgggcagatgCAG GCACCAAGCACCTGGAGTGCACATTCCCGGATGGCAGCGGCCGGCGCCTCGTCCAGAACAACCTCAACTACCCCTTCAGCATCGTCAGCTACGCCAACCACTTCTACCACACCGACTGGAGGAG GGATGGGGTGATAGCTGTAAATAAAGAAACAGGCTCCTTCACTGATGAGTATCTTCCAGAGCAGCGATCCCACCTCTATGGAATCACAGCAGTTTATCCCTACTGCCCTGGAG ccaggaaataA
- the PTGDR gene encoding prostaglandin D2 receptor, producing METEGYRCRSSRYIESGQSAVPSSVLFAAGLLGNVLALLLLGQHRRRSRSPGGRPPRVSAFYVLVSGLAVTDLLGKCLISPIVLAAYAYNRSLSELGPGGRGEDQPGVLCQLFAFLMAFFGLAPTLLLLAMALECWLSLGHPYFYRRHLTRRLGAALGPVVAALCALFCALPLLGFGAPMQYCPGTWCFIRMAGGGPRQLGFPVLYASLMGLLVLAIVACNVSSMRHLYGMARRGPRRGTPPATAPRMEELDHLVLLGLMTVLFTVCSLPLIIRAYMGAFAADFNENADLSALRFLSVNSIVDPWVFIIFRTSVFRGFVRRVCRSLGSRKASLRGSGPAAEGQFCPPGWRRTDPPQLGIP from the exons ATGGAGACCGAGGGTTATCGCTGCCGCAGCAGTCGCTACATCGAGAGCGGCCAATCGGCCGtgcccagctcggtgctgttCGCCGCGGGGCTCCTGGGGAAcgtcctggctctgctgctgctgggccagcaCCGACGGCGCTCCCGCTCGCCCGGGGGCCGCCCGCCGAGGGTGTCGGCGTTCTACGTGCTGGTCAGCGGGCTGGCTGTCACCGACCTGCTGGGCAAGTGTCTGATCAGCCCCATCGTGCTGGCTGCCTACGCCTACAACCGCAGCCTCAGCGAGCTGGGGCCGGGGGGGCGCGGCGAGGACCAGCCCGgggtgctgtgccagctcttcGCCTTCCTCATGGCTTTCTTCGGGCTggcccccaccctgctgctgctagCCATGGCTCTGGAGTGCTGGCTTTCCCTGGGGCATCCCTACTTCTACCGGCGGCACCTGACTCGCCGCCTGGGAGCCGCGCTGGGGCCGGTGGTGGCCGCGCTGTGCGCGCTGTTCTGCGCGCTGCCCCTGCTGGGCTTCGGGGCTCCCATGCAGTACTGCCCGGGCACCTGGTGCTTCATCCGGATGGCCGGGGGTGGCCCACGCCAGCTGGGCTTCCCCGTGCTCTACGCCAGCCTGATGGGCTTGTTGGTGCTGGCCATCGTGGCGTGCAACGTGAGCAGCATGCGGCACCTGTACGGCATGGCCCGGAGGGGACCCCGCCGCGGGACACCCCCCGCCACCGCCCCGCGCATGGAGGAGCTCGATCACCTCGTCCTGCTGGGGCTCATGACCGTGCTGTTCACCGTCTGCTCCCTGCCGCTCATC atcCGTGCCTACATGGGCGCCTTCGCTGCGGATTTCAACGAGAACGCCGACCTGAGCGCGCTGCGCTTCCTCTCGGTGAATTCCATCGTGGACCCCTGGGTGTTCATCATCTTCCGCACCTCCGTGTTCCGCGGCTTCGTGCGCCGCGTCTGCCGCAGCCTGGGCTCCCGCAAAGCCTCGCTCAGAGGCTCCGGCCCGGCGGCTGAGGGGCAGTTCTGCCCCCCGGGCTGGCGCAGGACAGATCCCCCGCAGCTCGGCATCCCCTGA